Proteins found in one Larimichthys crocea isolate SSNF chromosome I, L_crocea_2.0, whole genome shotgun sequence genomic segment:
- the drd1a gene encoding D(1) dopamine receptor translates to MELMNFSTVIDSGFLDEAPSARVLTGCFLSLLILTTLLGNTLVCAAVTKFRYLRSKVTNLFVISLAVSDLLVAILVMPWKAVTEIAGFWPFGSFCDTWVAFDIMCSTASILNLCVISLDRYWAISSPFRYERKMTPKVAYVMISVAWTLSVLISFIPVQLNWHKAQTKSYTPHSASSGTSVLNASSYRSTENCDSSLNRTYAISTSLISFYIPVAIMVATYTQIYRIAHRQIRRISALERAAESAKNRHDSMGGASSIAESESSFKMTFKRETKVLKTLSVIMGVFVCCWLPFFILNCMVPFCEESSGGEAFPCISPTTFDVFVWFGWANSSLNPIIYAFNADFRKAFSILLGCHKMYPGGHNIETVSLNKK, encoded by the coding sequence ATGGAGCTCATGAACTTCTCGACTGTCATTGACAGTGGGTTTTTGGATGAGGCTCCGTCAGCCCGTGTCCTAACTGGCTGTTTCCTCTCGCTGCTCATCCTCACCACCTTGCTGGGAAACACTCTCGTCTGTGCTGCCGTCACCAAGTTTCGATACCTGCGCTCCAAAGTGACCAACCTATTTGTGATCTCACTGGCCGTGTCAGACCTCTTGGTCGCCATCTTGGTGATGCCGTGGAAGGCAGTGACGGAGATCGCCGGGTTCTGGCCATTCGGCTCTTTCTGTGACACCTGGGTGGCTTTTGACATTATGTGCTCCACGGCATCTATTTTGAACCTTTGTGTGATAAGCTTGGACCGCTACTGGGCCATCTCCAGTCCCTTCCGTTACGAGAGGAAGATGACACCCAAAGTGGCCTACGTAATGATCAGTGTGGCCTGGACGCTGTCTGTGTTAATTTCCTTCATCCCGGTGCAACTCAACTGGCACAAGGCCCAAACTAAATCCTACACCCCACACAGTGCGTCCTCCGGCACTTCAGTTTTAAACGCTTCATCTTACCGCAGCACGGAGAACTGTGATTCAAGCCTGAACAGGACCTATGCCATCTCAACCTCTCTCATAAGCTTCTACATCCCCGTAGCCATCATGGTGGCCACTTACACCCAGATCTACCGCATTGCCCACAGACAAATCAGGAGAATCTCAGCTCTGGAGCGAGCAGCTGAAAGTGCCAAGAACCGACACGATAGCATGGGCGGAGCATCCAGCATCGCAGAGTCCGAGAGCTCTTTCAAAATGACCTTCAAGCGGGAGACCAAGGTGCTGAAGACACTGTCGGTGATCATGggggtgtttgtgtgctgctggCTCCCATTCTTCATCCTCAACTGCATGGTACCCTTCTGCGAGGAGTCGAGCGGAGGCGAGGCTTTCCCGTGCATCAGCCCCACCACGTTTGATGTGTTCGTGTGGTTCGGCTGGGCGAATTCTTCCCTCAACCCCATCATCTATGCCTTCAATGCAGATTTCCGCAAGGCCTTCTCCATCCTGTTGGGCTGCCACAAAATGTATCCAGGAGGCCACAACATAGAGACAGTCAGTCTAAACAAGAAATGA